The DNA region ATTCCTGAGCGTGCTGAACAAGCCGCTGGAGTCCTCCGGCACGCTGTCGTTCCGGGCGCCTGACCACCTGGAGAAGCATACGCTGGCCCCCCTGACTGAAAACCTGGTGCTGGACGGGGGCGTGCTGACCATCGACAACCCGGCGCGCAACATCAGGCGCACCCTGGTGTTGCAGGAATATCCGGCAGTGTGGGCTTTCGTCGAGAGCATCCGCTCTACCCTGGCCGGCGACCTGCCGACCCTGCAGCGTTTCTATGCGGTGAGCCTGGAAGGCGATGCGGCGAAATGGCGTCTGCAACTGTCACCCATCGAACAAAGGACGCGAGAGATGGTGCGCGAGATCGTGATCGCCGGCCGCGACAATCGCGTCACCAGTATCGAGATGCGCGAATCCAACGGCGACCGTTCCAGCATGAGGGTGACCGAGGATACCCAATGAAACTGCGCCGGCATGTCGCGGTGATCGTGTGGCTGCTGTTCGTTGCCGCCTGCGCGCTGGTCATCGGCCATTCCCGTTTCACCGCCGACATGTCGGCATTCATGCCGCGCGATCCGACGCCCACGCAGAAGATCATGGTCGAGCAGCTGCGCGACGGCGTGGTGTCGCGCCTGATCCTGGTTGGCGTGGAAGGCGCGCCGCCGGGCGCGCTGGCCGAGCTGAGCAAACGGATGGCGGCGCAGTTGCGCGGCGCCCCCGATCTGGCCGGCATCAACAACGGCGAGCGGGCAGGGCTGGAAAAGGATTTCCAGCTGCTGTGGCGCAACCGCTACCTGCTCAGCGACGCGGTCACGCCGCAACGCTTCACCCCGGCCGGACTGAAGGAAAGTCTGAGCGGCTACCTGGAGCTGTTGAGCACACCGATGAGCGGCATGGCGCAGCGCGTGCTGCCCGGCGACCCCAGCGGCGAACTGATTCACCTGCTGGAACAGCTGCAGGGCGAGGCGCACCCTGCGATGCAGGACGGGGTCTGGTTCTCGCGCGACGGCCTGCGCGCCATGCTGCTAGCCTACACCGCCGGCGCGGGCAATGACATCGACGCGCAGGAGCGTGCCATGCATGCGATCCGTGATGCATTCGAGGGCGCCCGGAAAACGCTGCCCGAGGCGGCACAGGCGCAGGTGCGCATGACCGGCCCGGGCGTGTTCTCGGTGGAGTCGCGCGCTTCCATCCGCAACGATGCATGGCGGCTCTCGCTCATCGCCACGCTGCTGGTGGCAAGCATGCTGCTGCTGCTCTACCGCTCGCCGCGCGTGCTCGCACTGGGACTGTTCCCGGTGGCGAGCGGTGCGCTGGCGGGCGTGGCGGCGGTGAGCCTGGATTTCGGCAGCGTGCACGGCATCACGCTCGGCTTCGGCGTCACGCTGATCGGCGAGGGCGTGGATTACGCGATCTACCTGTTCACCCAGATCGGGCACGACGAGGCGCCGCGAGACACCTTGCGGCGCATCTGGCCGACGCTGCGCCTGGGCGTGCTCACTTCCATCTGCGGTTTCAGCGCCATGCTGATCTCCGGTTTCACCGGGCTGGCGCAACTCGGCCTGTTTTCCATCGCCGGGCTGGTCGTCGCGGTGAGCACCACGCGCTGGGTATTGCCCCATCTGTTGCCGCAGGGTTTCTCGGTACATGCTTCCACGCGTTTCAGCAGTGCGCTGATGGCGCTGGTGCGCCGCGCACCGCGCGCGCGCATGCTGCTGTTCGTGCTGGTGGCGGCAGCCCTGGCATTGCTGGCTTGGAAGCGCGATGCGCTGTGGAACGACAGCCTGTCGAGCATGAGCCCGGTGCCGAAGGAAGCGCTGGCGCTGGATGAGCAGCTGCGCCGCGACATGGGGGCGCCGGATGTGCGCTACATGCTGGTACTCAGCGGCAGCGACCAGGAGAGCGTACTGCAGCAGGGCGAAGCGGTCGCGCCCATCATGCGCACGCTGGTGGCGCAGGGCCTGCTGGCGGGGTTCGATGTGCCGCTGCTGCCGAGCCGCACGGTGCAGCAGGCGCGGCAGGCCGCCCTGCCGGATGCCGCTGCGGCGCGCAGCCATCTCGCTCAGGCGCTGCAAGGGCTGCCGTTCCGCAGTTCGACCTTCGCGCCGTTCGCGCAGGAGATCGCGGCCGCGAAACGGCAACCCTTGCTGGACCGGGCGGCGCTGCAAGGCAGCAGCCTGGGGCTGAAGCTCGACACTATGCTGGTGCAGCGCGAGGGCAAGTGGTCGCTGATGCTGCCGCTGCGCGGCGTGAAGGATGCGCAGGCGCTGGAGCGGGATATCCGGGCGTCCGGCAACGCTTTCGTGCTGCTCGACATGAAACGGGAATCGGAACAGATGTTCCGCGACTACCGGCACGAGGCCGCGAAGAACGCCCTGTTCGGTGCGCTGGCGATCGTCGTGCTGCTGTTCGCCAGCCTGCGTTCGGTGCGTCGCGTGCTGGATGTCTGCCTGCCGCTGGGTGCGGCGGTGGTCGCAGTGACGGCCTGGCTGGTGCTGACCGAACATGCGCTATCCATTTTCCACCTGATCGGGTTGCTGCTGGTGGTGGCGGTCGGTTCCAATTACGCGCTGTTCTTCGACCACCGCTGTGCTTCGCCGCAGGACCGCGAGCGCACCGTCACCTCGCTGCTGTTCGCCAACGCCTCCACCGTGCTCGGCTTCGGGCTGCTGTCGTTCTCGCAGTCGCCGGTGCTCAATGCGATCGGTTCCACGGTGGCGTGCGGTGCGGTGCTGAGCCTGGTCTTCTCCGCGATCCTGATCGTCGGGCGCGACGAGTAAGTGCCGTACACCGTCGCGGCGGAGCGCCTTTGGTTGCCCGGCATGTAGGGGTCGGTTAAGATGCGAGGCGTTTTTAAACGCCCGCATGCGCTGTTTGGAGAGGCTGACATGAAACATGCATATCCGATACTCGTCGTTCTGGCTGCCGCATGGATGACTGCATGCACATCACAGCCGGCGAAGACGGATACGTCCGCCGAGGTGCCGCCGGCCAAGGCGGCAGCGGCCAAGGATGCCGCCAGGAAGGCCGCCGCCAGGAAGGAAGCGGCCAAGGCGGAGACGGTGGTCAGGAAAGAAGAAGCGGTCGAAGGCGAGGTCGTGGGCAAGCCGGCCTCCGGCAGCAAGTTCGCCAGGCTGAAGACCGGCCTCACCTTGAGCCAGGTGGAGCAGTTGATCGGTCCGCCGACCAAGCAATGGCAGCATCCGACCGACAAGGCTTCCATCCCCTTCTATTTCGGTCCGGATCGCTGGGTCATCCAGTATTCATACAGGCATGAAGGCGTGCTGACGTTCAATTCCGGGGGCGAGCAGTTGCTGACCCGGATCGAGGTCAACAAGGCGGAATAGGCTGCCTTGCGCGGCATGGATGGGCACCGGGGCGTGTGTACGGCAGCGATGCATGGCGTATCGCGTTAGGGGAGTTAATGAAGTGATGGGTGTGACAGGCTGACATGCAAAGTCCCGATCAGCAATTCGGACTGCAATATCTCGACGCCGGCGAAATCGGCGCATATCTCGAAGCACACAGAGGTCATGTATTGAGCGTCATCGGTTTCGGCCGCAAGCTGCCGTTGCCGCCGCTGGGCTGCGCGCCGCTGTGGATCGATATCCCCGTGCTGGGCGCGGGCGACAGCAGTGTCGAGGTCTGGTCCAGCGATGCCCAGGTCACGTCGTGCGAACATCTGGGCATGTGCGGCACCACCGACGGGACCGTCCTGTTCGGTTGCCTGTCGCTGGAACAGCACGCGGGCGATACGCTGGAGCAACTGGCCGAACAGGCCTACATGCGCATCTTCGGTTTCATCGACCATTTCGGCTATCCCAAGCTGCTGCGCGTGTGGCATTACTTCCCGCAGATCAACGACGAGGAAGAGGGGCTGGAGCGCTACCGCGGTTTCAACGTCGGCCGGCATGCGGCATTCGCCGCCAACGGACGCGTGGCCGGCGAGGAGCATGCCCCGGCAGCCAGCGCGCTGGGCAGCAACAGCGGTTCGCTGGTGATCTACTTCATGGCGGGCAAGCAGTACGGCAAGGCGGTGGAGAATCCCCGCCAGGTCAGCGCCTATCACTACCCGCAGCAGTTCGGCCCGCGCAGCCCGATCTTCGTGCGCGCCATGTCGGCGACCCTGGGCGGGCAGTATTGCTTCTTCATCTCCGGCACCGCCAGCATCGTCGGTTACGAGACCCTGCACCAGGGCGATGCGGAGAAGCAGACCGTCGAGACGCTGCTGAACATCCGCACGCTGCTGCAGCAGATACCGCATTACGACCCGGCGCAGGGGCGCATGCTGCTCAAGGTCTATCTGCGCCATGCCGCCGACCTCGCCATGGTGCGCGACAAGGTACAGGCCGAATTCGGGGCGGCATGCGAGGCGGTCTACCTGCATTCCAACATCTGCCGTTCCGACCTGCTGCTGGAGATCGAAGGCGCCTATTTCAGGGCTGCGCCATAGCGCGCGGCCTGCAGCGTATGAGGAACATCGTCCGATCCGTCGCCGTCGTCACGCCGCTCGTCTGCTTTCCCGCCGCGCATGCGCAGACCGAGATGAAGCCCGAGTGGGAGGCCGGCGCCGGCATTGCGGCGATCGATTTCCCGATGTACCGGGGTTCGAACGAGCGCCGTTTCTTCCTGCTTCCCATTCCCTATTTCGTCTATCGCGGCGAGACGCTGCAAATCAACCGCGAACGCGTGCGCGGACTGATCTTCCGCAAGGACAGCGTCGAGATGGATATCAGCGTGAACGGTTCCGTGCCGGCGCAGGGTTCCGTTGCGAGGCAGGGCATGCCGGACCTGAACCCGACGCTGGAGGTCGGTCCTTCGCTCAACGTCCACCTGTATTACTCCGAGGACAAGAAGACCAACTTCGACCTGCGCATGCCGGTACGGGGCGTGATCGCGTCGGATTTCAAGAGCGTCCAGTCGGTCGGCTGGGTGTTCCAGCCCCAGCTCGCCGTGGATTTCCGCGATGTCGAGCAAAGCGGCTGGAACATCGGACTGGTCGGCGGGCCGATCTATGCCGACCGTCGCTACCACCAGTATTTCTACAACGTCGATCCGCAGTACGCGACGGCCACGCGCCCGCAATACACGGCGAGCGGCGGCTATTCCGGTGCGCAGTTCATCGTCGCATCCAGCAAGCGTTACCAGGATGGACACTGGATAGGCGGTTTCATGAAATGGGACAGCCTGAACGGTGCCGTGTTCGCAGACAGTCCGCTGGTCAAGAGCAAGCAGTATTTCACCATCGGCTTTGCCGTGACATGGACGATCGACAAGTCGGATAAGATGGTGGAAGTAAATAACGACTGAAGCTACGGCAGTCATCATAACGGCATGTCCATGTGCTATAACCAGCCGTCTGGCGAGGGCGATCCGGCCGAACGACCGGGTAGTCCGAACGGGCTGGGACACCAACGGGAAAAGATTCAGGGAAGCGGCAAGGTGATGTGGGTCTGGCGACAATTCAAATCGTTGTACGAGTACATCGTGCTTTACGGCGGGCTGCTGCTGTTCGCGCTGGCCTGCCTGGCGTGGAGCCTGCCGGCCAGCGTGCTGCGCCACCTGATGCCGCAGCGCATCGCGGAGCGCGTTGGGCAATACGCCATCATGCTGGTGTTCCGCTCCTATCTGTTCGTGGTGCGCGCCAGCGGCCTGGTGAAATGCGACCTGACCGCGCTGGATGCCTTGCGCGGCGAGCCGCTCATCATCACCACCAACCATCCCGCGCTGATCGACGTGGTGCTGATCGGCTCGCGCCTGCCGCGCATGGTGTGCGTGCTGAAGGCGAACCTGCTCGACAACCCCTTGCTCGGCGGCGGGGCCAGCATGGCCGGCTACATCCGCAACGATTCCACCGGCAACCTGATCCGCCGCGCCGCCGTGGCGACGCGCGCCGGCAGCCAGCTGCTGATCTTCCCCGAAGGCACGCGCACGGTCTCGCCCCCGATCAATCCGTTCAAGGGTGGTTTCGGGCTGGTGGCGCAAAAGGCGGGCGTGCCGATCCAGACCGTGTTCATCGAAGCGAACAGCCCGTTCCTGGGCAAGCACTGGCCGTTGCTGAAGAAGCCGGAATTTCCCCTAGTCTATCGCGTGCGCCTGGGCGAACGCTTCGAAGCGAACGGCGAGGTGAAGGCGTTCGTGTCGGACCTGGAAGACTATTACCGCCGCGAGATGCAGGCGCAGGGAAATAGGGGTGCCGCATGAACGCCCCGTCGACTTCGCACCTTGTCCTCATTCCCAGCTACAACACCGGCGCGGCGCTGTATCCGACCGTGCGCGCCGCACGCGCGCAATGGTCGCCGGTGTGGGTGGTGATCGACGGCAGCACGGACGGCAGCGAGGCGGAGCTGCTGCGCATGGACAAGGACGACCCCGGGCTGCGGGTCATCGTGCTGGAACGCAACCAGGGCAAGGGCGCAGCGGTGCTGCACGGCCTGCGCGAAGCGATGCGCCTGGGGTACACGCATGTGCTGACCATGGACTCCGACGGTCAGCACCCGGCGGAAAAGATCCCGGAATTCATGGCCGCCTCCATGGCCGATGCCAATGCGCTGGTGCTGGGCGTGCCGGTGTTCGATGCCAGCGCCCCGGCATTGCGCGTGCGCGGGCGCAAGGTATCCAACTGGTGGGCGAACCTGGAGACGCTGTGGCAAGGCATCGGCGATTCGCTGTATGGCTTCCGCGTCTATCCGGCCGCGCTGCTGCTGAAAGTGATGGAAGGCAGCCGCTGGATGCGGCATTTCGATTTCGATCCGGAAGCCGCGGTGCGCCTGTGCTGGCACGGCGCCCGTCCGGTCAACATCCCGGCACCGGTCAAATACCTGCGTGCGGACGAAGGCGGCGTGTCGCACTTCAATTACCTGCGCGACAACGTGCTGTTAACCGGGATGCACCTGAGGTTATTCGCGGGATTTATTATCCGTTTGCCCTTGTTGATCTGGCGCAAGTGGTTTTAAAGTAGCGCCGTCACTTTCGGCGGCGAGACTCATGCGCATCACGTTCGTCCATCCTGCCGGTTTCAACTTCGTGCCGGGCCAGCCGGACCTTTCCGTACTGGCCAACCGCATGCCGCCGATCGGCATCCTGTCGCTGGCGGCATGGCTGGACAAGCACGGCCATGCCACGTGCGTGCATGACTGCCTCGGCCCGTTCGCGCCGCCGACGATAGAAGAGAACGCGGAGATCGTGCTGGCCACCGATCCCGAACTGATCGGATTCTCCACCACCACGTCCGGCTTCATGGATGCGGCGGACATGGCGAGGTACATCCGGCAGAAACGCCCCGACATCAAGCTGGCATTCGGCAATGTGCACGTGTCCTCCATCGGCGCGCCGCTGCTCGAACGCTTTCCCGAGATCGATTACCTGTGCATCGGCGAGGGAGAAGGCGCGATGCTGGACCTGGCCGACGGCAAGCCGCTCGGCCAGATCGCCAACCTGGTATATCGCGATGGCGGGCGCATCGTCGCCAACCCGCGCCGCCAGCGCATCCTCGACCTGGACGAATTGCCTTTCCCCGCCTACGAGAAGCTGCGGGGCTTTCCCGAGGCCTATCACCTGCCGCTGTTCTCCCATGTGAAGAAACACGGGGCGACCATGATCACCTCGCGCGGCTGTCCCTATACCTGCTCGTTCTGCGACCGCACCGTGTTCGAGCGCCTGTACAAGGTCAATTCGGCGCAATACATCTACGATCACATGAAGTACCTGCGCGACCGGTTCGGCGTGTACCACATCAACTTCTACGACGACCTGTTCACCGCGCAGAAGCAGCGCGTGTTCGACCTGTGCGACCTGCTCATCGAAAAGCCGCTGGGCATGCAGTTCAACTGCGCCATCCGCACCGGCCACACCTCGGACGAGATGCTGCAGCGCCTGAAACGGGCCGGCGCGCTGATGGTGTCGATGGGTATCGAGTCGGCCGATCCGGCGATGATGGAACGGCACAAGGCCGGTGTGACGCTGGATGCGGTGACCAGGACGGTGGAGCAGATTCATGCAGCCGGGCTGCGCGCGAAAGGCCTGTTCATCTTCGGCATGCCGGGCGAGACGCCGGAGACGGTGAAGGCCACCAGCGACTTCATCCTCTCGCTCGACCTGGACGAGATGAACATGACCAAATTCAGCCCGCTGTACGGCGCGCCGATCTGGGACGAGTGCGTGTCCGGCGAGGAGGGCGAGTTCATCGAAGACTGGCGGCTGATGAACTGCCTCAACTTCGTGTTCCTGCCCGCGGGCTTTGCATCGCGCGAGCAGATGGATGCGCTGTACAACTGGCATATCCTGCGCTTCTACAACAGCAGGAACTACCGCCGCCGTTTCACCGCGCGCCTGTGGCAGCACCGCTGGAGCCTGTGGCACCTGCTCAGGAACCTGCCGCGCGTGATGCAGGCCAACCGCTACTTCAGTGCCAACCAGAAGCAGCTGGAAGCGGTCAGGCAGGATCTTCCGCGCCACCCGCGCCAGCCGGTCGGGCTGGTGCCGCTGCTGGGCGAGGAGCTGTATGCCGACAAGCGCTCGACCGTGAGAACGATGCTGCCGGTCAACCTGCAGAAGCGGGCAAGCGACGTGCCCATGCAATGCATCGAAATGGCTGGCGAGTGAGTTGCCGTCTTTCTGCGGCGGCGGAGCGAAAGTGAACAGGACAGATGAAACATTCATGAGTGCCCCCGAACTGAAGATCGTCGCCGACCTGGCGGAGATACCCGCAGCGCAATGGGATGCGCTGGCCGGCGCCGATCCTTTCCTTTCCCATGCCTACCTGTATGGACTGCAGGCGAGCGGTTGCGCCACTCCGCCGTTCGGCTGGCGGGCGCAATTCATCACGCTGTGGCAAGGCGGGCAATTGCTGGGGGCGATGCCGCTGTACGTGAAGATGAATTCGTACGGAGAGCTGGTGTTCGACTTCGCCTGGGCCGATGCCTACCACCGGCACGGCCTGCGCTATTACCCCAAGCTGGTATGTGCCGTGCCCTTCACACCGGTCACCGGGGCGCGGCTGCTGGCCCAGTCGGACGAGATGCGCGCCTCGTTGCTCGAGGCCGCGCTGCGGCTCGCGCGGGAAACAGGCATGTCTTCCCTGCATTGCCTGTTCCTGGACGAGGCGGCCACGCGCACGGCCAGGGCGCAGGGCATGATGTTGCGCGAGGATGTGCAGTTCCACTGGCAGAACCCGGGCTATCGCGATTTCGAGGATTTCCTAGCCGCGTTGAGTCGCGACAAGCGCAAGCGCATCCGGCAGGAACGGCGCAAGGTCAGGGAGGCCGGCATCGAGCTGCAATGCGTCACCGGGGAAGATGCGAGTGCCGAGCAGTGGGCGTTCTTTGCCGAGTGTTATGCCAACACCCACCGACAGTACAACTCGCCGCCGTCGCTGAATGCCGATTTCTTCCAGCACATCGGGATCACGATGAAACCGCATACGCTGCTGGTCATCGCCAGCCGCGCCGGCAGGCCGATCGCCAGCGCGCTCAATTTCCGCACCCGCGACGCGCTGTACGGACGGTCGTGGGGAGCGCTGGAGTTCCACTCCGGCCTGCACTTCGAGACTTGTTACTATTCCGCGATGGAATTCTGCATCGAGCGCGGGATCAGGACGTTCGAGGGCGGCGCCCAGGGCGAACACAAACTGGCACGCGGTTTCCTGCCGGTGACCACGCGTTCGGCACACTGGCTGGCGCATCCCCAGTTCTCGCAGGCAGTGGCAAGCTACCTGCAGCGCGAGGCCGGCGCGGTGGCCGAGTACGTCGATGAACTGAATGAAAGGGCACCGTTCAAGCGCGCCTGATATGTGGCCAGCCGGGATGAAATTTTCTTAATGTGCAGCCGCGATGCGAGGGTTAACATCGGCGTGCGGGAATGTCGCAGGACTGGGGAGTTATTTCAGCAATCGTTTTTCAATCGGAGGTCGACATGTCTGGGGTGGCGGAAATCGAACGGCAGCATCATGAACTGGTCGGCATGCTCAACAAGCTGAACGACGCGGCAAAGCATGACAAACCCCTGGAGATGGTGGAACACCTGATCGACGAGGTGATCGCCTATACCAGTTTCCACTTTGCGGCCGAAGAGCACATCATGGAACAATCCGGCTATGCCGAGATCGAGGCGCACAAGGAAAAGCACCGGCAGCTGCTGCACGATGCGCTCAAGTTCAAGGAGAAGCTGCGCTATATCGGAGAGCACGAATTCGTCGACTGGTTCAATCACTGGCCGTTCGCCAAGATACACGCGCATATCGTGTATGCGGACAGGCAGGTCGAGGATCACATCGCGCAGCATGGCTTGAATAATTGATGCGTGGCACCCTGGCTCGAGCTGGCACGCAGGGGTCGAAACCAGGAGACGAGACTGCTCAACAGGGGCGCGAGTGGCTGCTGTGCGGAGGTCAATGTGTAGCTGTTGTCGGCCAATAAGAGTCATTCGCCCTCAGTCCATATTATGATGCATATGCAGACAGGCGCCTTTGTAAGGCCACTAGTGAATCGATTGGTTATGGAAAATCCGCACGCTTCACTAAATTTAGTAATACGGACCGTTGTGTCCATCTAATCACTGTTAGGTTTCATATGGAAGCGCTAAACACGTATATATCTGGCCATTTTCAAACGGTGCCAATAGATTTTTCGAACCGCAGTTGGCATACAAATGCAAATGTTCCAAGCAAGCCTGGCTGGTACTACATAGAAACAGACACTCCGTTCGACGTCTTGGCGCGACAGCATCTCTGGGCACGTCAATATGCAAAGAAGCAATCTGGTGCTCGTGCCGACGTCAAAAACTACGACTTACTGGCTCGCTGTGCTCGTTTCGATCCGGCTCTGGCGCAGTACTGGAACACCGAGTTCGTTTACTCGGGTCTCACGTCTAATCTACAGGCACGTGCTCGTGAACACACCTTCGCAGATCCTGGAACAGGCGGCCTTGCACTGCAAAAATACCCTGAGTTGCACGAATTCGAATGGAGCTTTCACTTCACTACCCTTGAGGGATTCATGCCCAATTGCCCTGATCCTGGTGTCCTACTTCTACTAGGTGAGCAAGTGTGGCGCTCCCACAACGGCTGGCCCATCTTATGTGCGGAGTGAAACCTAATTTTCGTTATAAACTAAAGGACAATCATGGGTATATATCGAATTGCTGAAGTATGCCCCAACGGGCATGTATCAACTGATTCTGCAGACGTGCACCCTGAATTGAGGGAAGCATTTTGCTCTAGATGTGGTGAGGCCACTATTACTGCATGCCCGTCTTGTCATACGAATATACGAGGTGACTACCAAGTCGGGGGAATTTTCATTAGTAGCGAGTATGAACCGCCCGCCTTTTGTTTCAACTGCGGGAGTCCGTTTCCTTGGACAGAAAGAAAGATTTCCGGCGCAATTGAACTTGTCAAAGAAGGTGGCAGATTGACAGAGGGAGAATTGAGTGAGTTCAAGGATGATCTAAATGAAATGACTAAGGGTTCTCCCCGTGTGCAGGCTGCTTCTGCTCGATTCAAGAAGGTCATGTCTAAGGTTGGAACTTCGGTGGCTGGCGGGGTTCGGGAGATCGTAGTTGATGTACTGAGCGAAGCTGCCAAGAAGGCGATATGGGGATGAATATTCATAACCCTGCGCTCAAGCGTGATACGCCTTCGGCGCGCCCTTTAACTCCAGGTTAGCC from Sideroxyarcus emersonii includes:
- a CDS encoding MMPL family transporter, which translates into the protein MKLRRHVAVIVWLLFVAACALVIGHSRFTADMSAFMPRDPTPTQKIMVEQLRDGVVSRLILVGVEGAPPGALAELSKRMAAQLRGAPDLAGINNGERAGLEKDFQLLWRNRYLLSDAVTPQRFTPAGLKESLSGYLELLSTPMSGMAQRVLPGDPSGELIHLLEQLQGEAHPAMQDGVWFSRDGLRAMLLAYTAGAGNDIDAQERAMHAIRDAFEGARKTLPEAAQAQVRMTGPGVFSVESRASIRNDAWRLSLIATLLVASMLLLLYRSPRVLALGLFPVASGALAGVAAVSLDFGSVHGITLGFGVTLIGEGVDYAIYLFTQIGHDEAPRDTLRRIWPTLRLGVLTSICGFSAMLISGFTGLAQLGLFSIAGLVVAVSTTRWVLPHLLPQGFSVHASTRFSSALMALVRRAPRARMLLFVLVAAALALLAWKRDALWNDSLSSMSPVPKEALALDEQLRRDMGAPDVRYMLVLSGSDQESVLQQGEAVAPIMRTLVAQGLLAGFDVPLLPSRTVQQARQAALPDAAAARSHLAQALQGLPFRSSTFAPFAQEIAAAKRQPLLDRAALQGSSLGLKLDTMLVQREGKWSLMLPLRGVKDAQALERDIRASGNAFVLLDMKRESEQMFRDYRHEAAKNALFGALAIVVLLFASLRSVRRVLDVCLPLGAAVVAVTAWLVLTEHALSIFHLIGLLLVVAVGSNYALFFDHRCASPQDRERTVTSLLFANASTVLGFGLLSFSQSPVLNAIGSTVACGAVLSLVFSAILIVGRDE
- a CDS encoding B12-binding domain-containing radical SAM protein, yielding MRITFVHPAGFNFVPGQPDLSVLANRMPPIGILSLAAWLDKHGHATCVHDCLGPFAPPTIEENAEIVLATDPELIGFSTTTSGFMDAADMARYIRQKRPDIKLAFGNVHVSSIGAPLLERFPEIDYLCIGEGEGAMLDLADGKPLGQIANLVYRDGGRIVANPRRQRILDLDELPFPAYEKLRGFPEAYHLPLFSHVKKHGATMITSRGCPYTCSFCDRTVFERLYKVNSAQYIYDHMKYLRDRFGVYHINFYDDLFTAQKQRVFDLCDLLIEKPLGMQFNCAIRTGHTSDEMLQRLKRAGALMVSMGIESADPAMMERHKAGVTLDAVTRTVEQIHAAGLRAKGLFIFGMPGETPETVKATSDFILSLDLDEMNMTKFSPLYGAPIWDECVSGEEGEFIEDWRLMNCLNFVFLPAGFASREQMDALYNWHILRFYNSRNYRRRFTARLWQHRWSLWHLLRNLPRVMQANRYFSANQKQLEAVRQDLPRHPRQPVGLVPLLGEELYADKRSTVRTMLPVNLQKRASDVPMQCIEMAGE
- a CDS encoding DUF2321 domain-containing protein, which codes for MGIYRIAEVCPNGHVSTDSADVHPELREAFCSRCGEATITACPSCHTNIRGDYQVGGIFISSEYEPPAFCFNCGSPFPWTERKISGAIELVKEGGRLTEGELSEFKDDLNEMTKGSPRVQAASARFKKVMSKVGTSVAGGVREIVVDVLSEAAKKAIWG
- a CDS encoding hemerythrin domain-containing protein, which codes for MSGVAEIERQHHELVGMLNKLNDAAKHDKPLEMVEHLIDEVIAYTSFHFAAEEHIMEQSGYAEIEAHKEKHRQLLHDALKFKEKLRYIGEHEFVDWFNHWPFAKIHAHIVYADRQVEDHIAQHGLNN
- a CDS encoding 1-acyl-sn-glycerol-3-phosphate acyltransferase — protein: MSMCYNQPSGEGDPAERPGSPNGLGHQREKIQGSGKVMWVWRQFKSLYEYIVLYGGLLLFALACLAWSLPASVLRHLMPQRIAERVGQYAIMLVFRSYLFVVRASGLVKCDLTALDALRGEPLIITTNHPALIDVVLIGSRLPRMVCVLKANLLDNPLLGGGASMAGYIRNDSTGNLIRRAAVATRAGSQLLIFPEGTRTVSPPINPFKGGFGLVAQKAGVPIQTVFIEANSPFLGKHWPLLKKPEFPLVYRVRLGERFEANGEVKAFVSDLEDYYRREMQAQGNRGAA
- a CDS encoding glycosyltransferase family 2 protein; the protein is MNAPSTSHLVLIPSYNTGAALYPTVRAARAQWSPVWVVIDGSTDGSEAELLRMDKDDPGLRVIVLERNQGKGAAVLHGLREAMRLGYTHVLTMDSDGQHPAEKIPEFMAASMADANALVLGVPVFDASAPALRVRGRKVSNWWANLETLWQGIGDSLYGFRVYPAALLLKVMEGSRWMRHFDFDPEAAVRLCWHGARPVNIPAPVKYLRADEGGVSHFNYLRDNVLLTGMHLRLFAGFIIRLPLLIWRKWF
- a CDS encoding GNAT family N-acetyltransferase; protein product: MSAPELKIVADLAEIPAAQWDALAGADPFLSHAYLYGLQASGCATPPFGWRAQFITLWQGGQLLGAMPLYVKMNSYGELVFDFAWADAYHRHGLRYYPKLVCAVPFTPVTGARLLAQSDEMRASLLEAALRLARETGMSSLHCLFLDEAATRTARAQGMMLREDVQFHWQNPGYRDFEDFLAALSRDKRKRIRQERRKVREAGIELQCVTGEDASAEQWAFFAECYANTHRQYNSPPSLNADFFQHIGITMKPHTLLVIASRAGRPIASALNFRTRDALYGRSWGALEFHSGLHFETCYYSAMEFCIERGIRTFEGGAQGEHKLARGFLPVTTRSAHWLAHPQFSQAVASYLQREAGAVAEYVDELNERAPFKRA
- a CDS encoding LolA-related protein, whose translation is MMRSLFLLLCLVSAAVHAETVPSAPPDDWGLPQLMRALAQVQTSQGKFVERKFLSVLNKPLESSGTLSFRAPDHLEKHTLAPLTENLVLDGGVLTIDNPARNIRRTLVLQEYPAVWAFVESIRSTLAGDLPTLQRFYAVSLEGDAAKWRLQLSPIEQRTREMVREIVIAGRDNRVTSIEMRESNGDRSSMRVTEDTQ
- a CDS encoding MipA/OmpV family protein: MRNIVRSVAVVTPLVCFPAAHAQTEMKPEWEAGAGIAAIDFPMYRGSNERRFFLLPIPYFVYRGETLQINRERVRGLIFRKDSVEMDISVNGSVPAQGSVARQGMPDLNPTLEVGPSLNVHLYYSEDKKTNFDLRMPVRGVIASDFKSVQSVGWVFQPQLAVDFRDVEQSGWNIGLVGGPIYADRRYHQYFYNVDPQYATATRPQYTASGGYSGAQFIVASSKRYQDGHWIGGFMKWDSLNGAVFADSPLVKSKQYFTIGFAVTWTIDKSDKMVEVNND